The DNA sequence CGCTGCTGTTGTAGTTGACGACGACGGCCGCGCCGCTCTCCGCCAGCTTCCGTACCACCGCCGCGCCGATGTCGCGCGCGCCGCCGGTGACGATCGCCACCTTCCCGTTCAGGTCCACTCGCATCTCTTTCCCTTCCACGAAATGTCGATAGATGTCGTAATCCCGTCCGCTCCCGTGCGCCTCAGCGAGGCGCCTGGAGACCCTGGACGGAGTAGTTGCCGGTCCACTCGTACGTCTGCCCCCCGAAGGCCACGCGGTGCCGCGCGGTATCCGACGCGGGGCCGTTGCTCACCATCACCGTCCAGCGCAGGCCGTCCTTGCCCGTCACCTCCACCACGCTGGCCTCATCGCTCTGGCCGATCACGCGGACGGACTGGATGCTGGGCCGTGCATCTGCCGAACGCTCCTCCAGCTCGCTGAAGAAGCCGTGCGGCTCGATGGCGCTGGCGAAGAGCTGGTCGCCCGCCCGGCGCCGGAGGATCATCGCCGGCTCCTGGATCAGGTTGAAGCTCGGGTCGCCCGCCCCCGTCCGCGCGAAGATCACCTGGGTAGACGGCGCGCCCGCGGTGGTCACCGAGTAGTAGCGGTGCCCGTCCAGCCAGGTCATGCGGACGACGGAGTCGGTGGATGCGGACGCCTCGTTCCACAGGTGCTGGTATCCCGCCGCGGTGCCCAGCGCGTCCTGCCGCGCCGTGTGCGCCTCGTACTTCACGTTCGAGGCGACGAGCTGCCCGCGGAAATGCACGGGATAGTCGTACGTGTGCTGCGCCGCGCTCTTGAGGCGGTACAGGTCGAGCACCACGGGGTACGGCAGCCGCGCGTCTCGAACGAGCAGCATGGTCCGCTGCATGGAGACGCCGGGGTAGAAGCCGTCGGCCTTCGCGCTCATCGCCTGCGCCGCGGGGTTCCGCGCGTCGAAGAAGTGG is a window from the Longimicrobiaceae bacterium genome containing:
- a CDS encoding heparinase II/III family protein; the protein is LLPFFQLADAVQRNQPQVGIYAYRGGILKKALYSAMQTTFPNGVFAPINDASRTMDVTSPEATVAVDLGYGQYGADESLLAAAAMQGDVILNGAGLKVARDMAAHAGTPKARWGSVEFTDGADGARGGLGILRSGEGTDATMLLMKYGVHGQGHGHFDKLHFIFFDGGNEVVPDYGFSRWINIEPKFGGRYLPENDSYAKQTIAHNTVTVDGQSQSAGSYRADEEKWATRHFFDARNPAAQAMSAKADGFYPGVSMQRTMLLVRDARLPYPVVLDLYRLKSAAQHTYDYPVHFRGQLVASNVKYEAHTARQDALGTAAGYQHLWNEASASTDSVVRMTWLDGHRYYSVTTAGAPSTQVIFARTGAGDPSFNLIQEPAMILRRRAGDQLFASAIEPHGFFSELEERSADARPSIQSVRVIGQSDEASVVEVTGKDGLRWTVMVSNGPASDTARHRVAFGGQTYEWTGNYSVQGLQAPR